In the genome of Deltaproteobacteria bacterium, one region contains:
- the dnaK gene encoding molecular chaperone DnaK has protein sequence MGDKVIGIDLGTTNSCVAIMEGSGPVVIANSEGARTTPSIVGFTESGERLVGQVAKRQAVTNSEHTIYVTKRLVGRRFTDQEVQKTKDIAPFKIIEHANGDAWVEARGRQYAPAEISAMVLQKMKSTAEDYLGEEVSKAVITCPAYFNDAQRQATKDAGKISGLDVLRVINEPTAAALAYGLDKQGREEKVAVFDLGGGTFDISVLELSDGVFNVKSTNGDTFLGGEDFDLRIIDWLIAKFQKETGIDLRKDRMALQRLSEGAEKAKHELSTANEAIINLPFICADKSGPKHMNYTLERAEFEKMVSDLIDRLIPPCEMAIKDAGLTAAQIDTVLLVGGMTRMPKVQAKVKEIFGKEPNRSVNPDEAVAIGAAIQGAILTGAVKDVLLLDVTPLSLGVETAGGVFTKIIEKNTTIPTRKSQVFSTAQDNQPVVTVKVFQGERPLAADNKLLGNFELVGIPPAPRGVPQIEVAFDIDANGIVQVSAADLGTGKKQSIRITAASGLSADEISNLVSEAEKARASDEERVKFIEMKNEADGLLYQADKLVNEAGDILDPSDASHLKELISMLQAARDTGDAMKLKSAYEALQQASHKVTEALYAAASKES, from the coding sequence ATGGGCGATAAGGTTATCGGCATTGATCTGGGGACGACGAACTCCTGCGTCGCGATTATGGAGGGTTCGGGGCCTGTCGTGATCGCCAACTCCGAGGGCGCACGGACGACGCCTTCCATCGTCGGTTTTACCGAATCGGGTGAACGGCTTGTCGGGCAGGTGGCCAAGCGGCAGGCGGTCACCAACTCCGAACATACGATTTACGTGACGAAGCGGCTCGTGGGCCGGCGCTTCACCGACCAGGAAGTCCAGAAGACCAAGGACATCGCGCCTTTCAAGATTATCGAGCATGCCAACGGGGACGCCTGGGTCGAGGCCCGGGGCCGGCAGTATGCACCTGCCGAGATTTCGGCGATGGTGCTCCAGAAGATGAAATCCACGGCCGAGGACTATCTCGGGGAGGAAGTCTCCAAGGCGGTCATCACCTGTCCGGCCTACTTCAACGATGCGCAGCGGCAGGCGACCAAGGATGCGGGCAAGATTTCCGGTCTTGATGTGCTGCGTGTGATCAACGAGCCCACGGCGGCCGCGCTGGCCTACGGCCTTGACAAGCAGGGCAGGGAAGAAAAGGTCGCCGTGTTCGACCTTGGCGGTGGCACGTTCGATATTTCCGTTCTCGAACTGTCGGACGGCGTTTTCAATGTAAAGTCCACCAATGGCGATACGTTCCTGGGCGGCGAGGATTTCGATCTCCGCATCATCGACTGGCTCATCGCCAAGTTCCAGAAAGAAACCGGGATTGATTTGCGCAAGGACCGCATGGCGCTGCAGCGGCTGTCGGAAGGGGCCGAAAAGGCCAAGCATGAGCTTTCCACCGCCAATGAAGCGATCATCAACCTGCCGTTCATCTGCGCCGACAAGTCGGGCCCCAAGCACATGAACTACACGCTGGAGCGTGCCGAGTTCGAGAAGATGGTCAGCGATCTCATCGACCGGCTGATTCCCCCCTGCGAAATGGCCATCAAGGACGCGGGGCTCACCGCCGCCCAGATCGACACAGTGCTGCTCGTGGGCGGCATGACCCGGATGCCGAAGGTCCAGGCCAAGGTCAAGGAGATATTCGGCAAGGAACCGAACCGGAGCGTCAATCCCGATGAGGCTGTTGCCATTGGGGCGGCGATTCAGGGAGCGATACTCACCGGCGCGGTAAAGGACGTGCTTCTGCTGGACGTGACCCCGCTGTCGCTGGGCGTCGAGACCGCCGGTGGCGTATTCACCAAGATCATCGAGAAGAACACCACCATTCCGACCCGGAAATCGCAGGTCTTCTCGACCGCGCAGGACAACCAGCCCGTCGTGACGGTCAAGGTTTTCCAGGGCGAGCGGCCCCTCGCCGCCGACAACAAGCTCCTGGGTAATTTCGAGCTGGTAGGCATTCCGCCCGCCCCGCGCGGCGTTCCCCAGATCGAGGTGGCATTCGATATCGATGCCAACGGCATCGTGCAGGTGTCGGCGGCTGATCTCGGGACCGGCAAGAAACAGTCGATCCGGATTACCGCTGCCTCGGGCCTGAGCGCCGACGAAATCAGCAATCTCGTCTCCGAGGCCGAGAAGGCCAGGGCGAGCGACGAAGAGCGGGTGAAGTTCATCGAGATGAAGAACGAGGCCGACGGCCTGCTGTACCAGGCCGACAAGCTGGTGAACGAGGCGGGGGATATCCTCGATCCCTCGGACGCTTCCCATCTGAAGGAACTGATCAGCATGCTCCAGGCGGCCCGGGATACGGGCGATGCGATGAAGCTGAAATCCGCCTACGAAGCCCTCCAGCAGGCATCCCACAAGGTGACCGAGGCCCTTTATGCGGCCGCTTCGAAGGAATCCTGA
- a CDS encoding nucleotide exchange factor GrpE has translation MSKTVDPEELMREALQSVERISREHKGETGPNADEPAGVEIDTGDVPGTGAADDPPPDSAMVQAMQAQIESMAKDLEAAQAALKEADDKYKRSLADQENFRKRTQKDRLDLIRFGHEKFASEALQVLDNFQRALEHAGNLPEDPAVQQFLTGIQMTATLFQQAFEKYGIKPVPGIGAAFDPAIHQAMQQIERDDVPPSQVVDLYQKGYMIYEKLLRPALVGVSKVPAPQAGAATVAADGDGVSSGNGPDTPSSESSS, from the coding sequence TTGTCGAAGACTGTTGATCCTGAAGAACTGATGCGCGAAGCGCTGCAGAGCGTTGAGCGGATCAGCCGCGAGCACAAAGGCGAGACCGGGCCGAACGCAGACGAGCCGGCGGGTGTCGAAATCGATACGGGCGACGTCCCTGGTACCGGTGCCGCGGACGATCCGCCGCCCGATTCCGCCATGGTTCAGGCGATGCAAGCCCAGATCGAGTCAATGGCGAAGGATCTGGAGGCGGCCCAGGCGGCGCTGAAAGAAGCAGACGACAAATACAAGCGCTCGCTCGCCGACCAGGAAAACTTCCGCAAGCGCACGCAGAAGGACCGGCTGGACCTCATCCGGTTCGGACATGAAAAGTTCGCCTCCGAGGCGCTTCAGGTGCTGGACAACTTCCAGCGGGCCCTCGAACATGCCGGCAACCTGCCTGAAGATCCGGCCGTGCAGCAGTTTCTTACCGGCATCCAGATGACGGCTACCCTGTTCCAGCAGGCGTTCGAGAAATACGGTATCAAGCCGGTTCCCGGCATCGGTGCGGCCTTTGACCCGGCCATTCACCAGGCAATGCAGCAGATCGAGCGGGACGACGTGCCGCCCAGCCAGGTGGTTGATTTGTATCAAAAAGGATACATGATCTATGAAAAGCTGCTAAGACCGGCGCTTGTGGGGGTTTCCAAGGTGCCTGCACCGCAGGCGGGAGCGGCTACGGTAGCCGCCGACGGAGATGGTGTATCATCCGGAAACGGTCCAGATACCCCTTCGTCCGAAAGTTCGTCATGA
- the hrcA gene encoding heat-inducible transcription repressor HrcA: protein MKTDRRHVVLGTLVKMFVRSGEPVPSSEIVRGGGLDCSAATVRNIFGELAADGLVHQPHASAGRVPTDEGFRVFVRDLMEPAGLEDGDAALIESGLTGATSFRDCLPQGSKLAAMFSSCAGLVLSPVARAERLGRIEFLRLRRNELVAIIVTESGDVRHRHLVSPEEVETAELERFNNYLNSILHGLTLAELRERVAQELRHAQDEYDRLRTAALKLAGQTLAGVEAEDSGGRLIVEGLSSVLTAPELSSDEKRLRAVMELLEERSRLARLLERVARDGDGRVRTLIGSETGIDGFPAALVVAGYGPEGSDPIGIVGVLGTPRMDYERILPAVTYLAARLTRAAGDAGLA from the coding sequence ATGAAAACCGACCGGCGTCATGTGGTGCTGGGCACGCTCGTGAAGATGTTTGTCCGGAGCGGCGAACCGGTGCCCTCGTCTGAGATTGTCCGGGGCGGCGGGCTGGACTGCTCGGCCGCCACGGTGCGGAACATTTTCGGCGAACTCGCGGCTGATGGCCTTGTGCACCAGCCACATGCATCGGCCGGCCGGGTGCCCACGGACGAGGGCTTCAGGGTCTTCGTGCGGGATCTGATGGAACCGGCCGGGCTGGAGGACGGGGATGCCGCGCTCATCGAATCCGGCCTCACCGGAGCCACCAGTTTCCGCGACTGCCTGCCGCAGGGATCGAAGCTGGCGGCCATGTTTTCCAGTTGCGCGGGTCTGGTGCTCTCGCCGGTGGCCAGGGCCGAGCGTCTCGGCCGGATCGAGTTCCTGAGACTCCGCCGGAATGAACTGGTGGCCATCATCGTCACCGAGTCGGGGGATGTTCGTCACCGGCATCTGGTTTCCCCGGAGGAAGTCGAAACTGCCGAACTGGAGCGGTTCAACAACTATCTTAATTCGATTCTCCACGGACTTACGCTGGCCGAACTGCGCGAGCGGGTGGCGCAGGAGCTCCGCCATGCCCAGGATGAATACGACCGGCTCCGGACGGCGGCACTGAAGCTCGCCGGGCAGACGCTGGCGGGCGTCGAGGCCGAGGATTCCGGCGGGCGGCTCATCGTCGAGGGGCTGAGTAGCGTGCTGACGGCCCCGGAGCTTTCCAGCGACGAGAAGCGGCTCCGTGCGGTGATGGAGCTGCTGGAGGAGCGGAGCCGGCTGGCGCGGCTTCTGGAGCGGGTGGCCCGCGATGGCGACGGCCGGGTGCGGACGCTCATTGGCTCGGAAACCGGGATTGACGGTTTTCCGGCGGCACTCGTGGTGGCCGGATATGGCCCCGAAGGATCGGATCCGATCGGAATCGTGGGTGTGCTGGGTACTCCCCGGATGGATTACGAACGGATCCTGCCGGCGGTGACGTATTTGGCGGCGCGGCTGACGCGTGCGGCCGGTGATGCGGGACTGGCCTAG
- a CDS encoding alpha/beta fold hydrolase, which translates to MSTRAKTIVVVAGLFAAALGQFVLRWNRYAGLEVVDHVESVRESDGSSLDVSMQVYARPVGGGRLPGVVFVHGFMASHELYEANYILPLARSGYVVAAIDVRGHGDTGGAMRFPRRFEPEGFKVLEKPEILAAIQALRRRPDVDPARIALVGHSMGGHAVTDAALLGADVGAVVAIAGINGNGDWAKVPNYLFLNCAYDQYISRERSLELAQRFSGGMITEAGQVVGRFEDGSARGLKIFPGCEHIMEVYHPGMSHAVMDWLDRSLGHRSQPPSVPAYVRAFARDWLGSGLTIAGVLAAAGALLWAWLAFLYRELERHFPHTAVRISGGRISEAIQHELGPAEDTGDSGPLYLKLGMRLYLALWLAAPLLSVVLEPVLDHVPLALAGPVLAQFWAAGILFSVLWFLAVDEDNRAHQIECLIRGAGLRYLAAGVLFAAAVCGALALGLTGSILDYWPTARKWGYSALMAGLLLPPLFVCQFSLKLAARRSARTEKDRLFRELVLHGTVPFALAAGMALFRYRMMMPLEWLSAATAWWMGFLPFMMFRRDDETPARVLSWALIAGFALANLLPVRMWE; encoded by the coding sequence ATGTCTACGCGGGCGAAAACCATCGTTGTCGTTGCCGGGCTGTTCGCAGCGGCACTGGGGCAATTTGTCCTCCGGTGGAACCGGTATGCGGGCCTTGAAGTCGTTGATCACGTGGAAAGCGTCCGGGAAAGCGACGGCAGCAGCCTAGACGTTTCCATGCAGGTTTATGCCCGTCCGGTGGGAGGAGGCAGGCTGCCCGGAGTGGTGTTTGTCCACGGTTTCATGGCGAGCCACGAACTCTACGAGGCGAACTACATCCTTCCGCTGGCGAGATCGGGCTATGTGGTGGCCGCCATTGACGTGAGAGGGCACGGCGATACCGGTGGAGCGATGCGGTTCCCCCGGCGGTTTGAGCCGGAAGGTTTCAAGGTGCTGGAAAAGCCGGAAATCCTCGCAGCCATACAGGCGCTCCGCCGCCGCCCGGATGTGGACCCGGCACGGATCGCGCTCGTCGGACACTCGATGGGCGGCCATGCCGTGACCGACGCAGCGCTGCTCGGTGCGGACGTCGGGGCGGTGGTCGCCATTGCCGGGATCAATGGCAATGGTGACTGGGCGAAAGTCCCCAACTACCTGTTCCTCAACTGTGCGTACGACCAGTACATCTCCCGTGAGCGGTCGCTGGAACTGGCGCAAAGGTTTTCCGGCGGCATGATTACCGAAGCTGGACAGGTGGTGGGCCGGTTTGAGGACGGCTCGGCGCGGGGCCTGAAGATATTTCCCGGCTGTGAGCACATCATGGAGGTGTATCACCCCGGCATGTCCCATGCGGTGATGGACTGGCTGGACCGCTCGCTCGGCCACCGGTCGCAGCCCCCGTCCGTTCCGGCATACGTGCGGGCGTTCGCCCGCGACTGGCTGGGCAGCGGGCTTACCATCGCAGGGGTTCTGGCAGCCGCCGGGGCACTGCTGTGGGCATGGCTGGCCTTCTTGTACCGGGAGCTGGAAAGGCATTTCCCGCACACCGCTGTCCGGATTTCCGGCGGACGGATCAGCGAGGCGATCCAGCATGAACTCGGCCCCGCCGAAGACACCGGAGACAGCGGCCCCCTGTATCTGAAGCTGGGCATGCGGCTCTACCTCGCCCTCTGGCTGGCGGCGCCGCTCCTGTCGGTGGTGCTGGAGCCGGTGCTGGATCATGTGCCGCTGGCGCTGGCTGGACCGGTCCTTGCACAGTTCTGGGCGGCGGGCATCCTGTTCTCGGTGCTGTGGTTCCTTGCTGTGGACGAGGACAACCGTGCCCATCAGATCGAATGCCTGATCCGGGGGGCGGGGCTCCGTTATCTTGCCGCCGGAGTGCTGTTCGCTGCCGCCGTCTGCGGGGCGCTCGCCCTGGGACTCACGGGTTCCATTCTCGACTACTGGCCGACGGCACGGAAGTGGGGCTATTCGGCGCTGATGGCCGGCTTGCTGCTGCCACCACTCTTTGTCTGCCAGTTTTCCCTGAAGCTGGCCGCCCGCCGTTCGGCCCGGACGGAAAAGGACCGCCTGTTCCGCGAGCTGGTGCTGCACGGAACCGTGCCGTTCGCGCTCGCCGCCGGGATGGCCCTGTTCCGTTACCGGATGATGATGCCGCTCGAATGGCTGTCGGCGGCCACTGCCTGGTGGATGGGTTTCCTGCCGTTCATGATGTTCCGCCGGGACGACGAAACGCCGGCCCGCGTGCTTTCCTGGGCGCTCATTGCCGGGTTTGCCCTGGCGAACCTGCTGCCCGTCCGGATGTGGGAATAA
- a CDS encoding AAA family ATPase: MASANPIQSIRTELKQTFIEREELIDGTLAALLAREHVLLIGPPGTAKSMLADELCKRIDGADYFQWLLTKFTTPEEIFGPISLKALERDEYTRIPRDKLPVAHVAFLDEIFKANSSILNALLSLINERKFHNGDKPQDAPLISMFGASNELPDEEELTALYDRFMLRYLVKYLEEDANFVSMLALKQPKTRTRITLKELDEIQDEVTAIDLPDLVMNLILTVRNKLKKENIIPSDRRFRNSLNLLRAVAYMEGRSHVTDSDLMILCHVLWTTPDDIPVVENVVYDVANPFDRRADEFLQQAQEISAYARRDWADEDERTKAGIEAHTKFKKIHSRIGDVIKRASQEGRSLGKIEDVRVRIERMHNEILENCLGLEEAP, translated from the coding sequence GTGGCATCCGCTAATCCGATCCAGAGCATCCGGACCGAACTGAAGCAGACTTTCATCGAGCGCGAGGAGCTGATCGACGGCACCCTCGCGGCGCTGCTTGCCCGTGAGCATGTGCTCCTGATCGGGCCGCCGGGAACGGCCAAGTCGATGCTCGCCGACGAACTGTGCAAGCGGATCGACGGGGCAGACTATTTCCAGTGGCTGCTGACCAAATTCACGACACCGGAGGAGATCTTCGGACCCATCTCTTTAAAGGCGCTGGAACGGGACGAATACACCCGCATCCCCCGGGACAAGCTGCCGGTGGCGCACGTGGCGTTCCTGGACGAGATCTTCAAGGCGAACAGCTCGATCCTGAACGCACTCCTGTCGCTCATCAACGAGCGCAAGTTCCACAACGGCGACAAGCCGCAGGATGCGCCGCTGATCTCGATGTTCGGAGCCTCCAACGAGCTGCCGGACGAAGAGGAACTGACCGCCCTGTATGACCGCTTCATGCTCCGCTACCTGGTGAAATACCTGGAGGAAGATGCGAACTTCGTCTCGATGCTGGCACTCAAGCAGCCCAAGACGCGGACCCGGATCACGCTGAAGGAGCTCGACGAGATCCAGGATGAAGTGACCGCCATCGATCTGCCGGATCTGGTCATGAACCTGATCCTGACGGTCCGCAACAAGCTGAAGAAGGAGAACATCATCCCCTCCGACCGGCGGTTCCGCAACTCGCTGAACCTGCTCCGGGCGGTGGCCTACATGGAAGGCCGGAGCCACGTCACCGATTCCGACCTGATGATTCTCTGCCACGTCCTGTGGACGACGCCGGATGACATCCCGGTGGTGGAGAACGTCGTCTATGACGTGGCCAATCCCTTTGACCGGAGGGCGGACGAGTTCCTCCAGCAGGCCCAGGAGATCTCGGCCTATGCCCGGCGCGACTGGGCCGACGAGGACGAGCGCACCAAGGCCGGCATCGAGGCCCACACAAAGTTCAAGAAGATCCACTCCCGCATCGGCGATGTGATCAAGCGGGCGAGCCAGGAAGGCCGTTCTCTCGGCAAGATCGAGGATGTCCGCGTCCGGATCGAGCGGATGCACAACGAGATCCTGGAGAACTGCCTCGGACTGGAAGAAGCTCCCTGA
- a CDS encoding VWA domain-containing protein, with protein MAYTPPKDVERGEFRRRKKTAAEPPAPADLSVIHSVENDSFDRAMFSEMLDDSPVLADLKRRGETFFSPFGTLLQDVFSSLYKYNIRLSDPKTLVKSNLQNRSLVESAMGRKEWLELRKFTILNEPSAAVATYSLASGILSQIQKDMAEQVNDMHDSEQRMADQQEEIESLEELLENYNASQEMEEKIRERLEQAREEMSENAERYDQQVQDFENDPARQSALERALTDGFEQALNDVRDSQELMEGFGEEAGQNQRMTVNQRLLLAKKLQTSDKLKRLAKMVGKFKRLALAEQRRRVMQHHEEMYDVTLGNDISRLIPAELFTLRHPLLRKDFLRRFVEGKLLQYNLRGDEERGKGALVVCIDGSYSMEGEKELWSKAVTLAMLDIATRQKRNFRAIHFGSKKDPLTVMEFPKNELRERRIEKVEQLAEYFIGGGTDFEKPLQEAIYSLERDDKQRGDIVFITDGDCVVSSRWLAEFRRMKEDLEVSVYSILVDMGINTPATVKEFSDKVTTVSRLTSDEVKDLFAQL; from the coding sequence ATGGCCTACACGCCCCCCAAGGATGTCGAGCGCGGCGAGTTCCGGCGCCGGAAGAAGACAGCCGCTGAACCACCGGCGCCTGCGGATCTGTCCGTCATCCATTCGGTCGAAAACGATTCCTTCGACCGGGCCATGTTCAGTGAAATGCTCGACGACTCGCCTGTGCTGGCGGACCTGAAGCGCCGGGGCGAAACATTCTTTTCGCCATTCGGGACGCTGCTGCAGGACGTCTTTTCGAGTTTGTACAAATACAACATCCGGCTCTCGGACCCGAAAACGCTCGTTAAGAGCAATCTCCAGAACCGGAGCCTCGTCGAAAGCGCCATGGGCCGTAAGGAGTGGCTCGAACTGCGCAAGTTCACCATCCTGAACGAACCCTCGGCGGCCGTCGCCACCTACAGCCTTGCCAGCGGGATTCTCAGCCAGATCCAGAAGGACATGGCCGAACAGGTCAACGACATGCACGACTCCGAGCAGCGCATGGCCGACCAGCAGGAGGAGATTGAATCGCTGGAAGAACTGCTGGAGAACTACAACGCCTCCCAAGAAATGGAGGAGAAGATCCGCGAGCGGCTGGAGCAGGCCCGCGAGGAAATGAGCGAGAACGCCGAACGGTATGACCAGCAGGTCCAGGATTTCGAGAACGACCCCGCCCGCCAGAGCGCGCTGGAGCGGGCGCTCACCGACGGGTTCGAGCAGGCCCTGAACGATGTGCGCGACTCGCAGGAACTGATGGAAGGTTTCGGCGAGGAAGCCGGCCAGAACCAGCGGATGACGGTGAACCAGCGGCTGCTCCTGGCGAAAAAGCTCCAGACTTCGGACAAGCTGAAGCGGCTTGCCAAGATGGTGGGCAAGTTCAAGCGGCTGGCGCTGGCCGAACAGCGCCGCCGGGTGATGCAGCACCACGAGGAGATGTACGACGTCACCCTGGGTAACGACATCTCCCGTCTCATACCGGCGGAACTGTTCACCCTGCGCCATCCGCTGCTCCGCAAGGATTTCCTGCGCCGGTTCGTGGAAGGAAAGCTCCTCCAGTACAACCTGCGCGGCGACGAGGAGCGGGGAAAGGGCGCCCTCGTCGTCTGCATCGACGGCAGCTACTCGATGGAAGGCGAAAAGGAACTCTGGTCCAAGGCGGTGACGCTCGCCATGCTGGACATTGCCACCCGGCAGAAGCGCAACTTCCGGGCGATTCACTTCGGTTCGAAGAAGGATCCGCTTACGGTGATGGAGTTCCCGAAAAACGAGCTGCGGGAACGGCGGATCGAGAAGGTGGAGCAGCTCGCCGAGTATTTCATCGGCGGCGGCACCGACTTCGAGAAACCCCTCCAGGAAGCGATCTATTCGCTTGAGCGCGACGACAAGCAGCGCGGCGACATCGTGTTCATCACCGATGGCGACTGCGTGGTGTCGTCCCGGTGGCTCGCCGAGTTCCGGCGGATGAAAGAGGACCTGGAAGTGTCGGTCTATTCGATCCTCGTGGACATGGGGATCAATACCCCCGCCACGGTGAAGGAGTTTTCCGACAAGGTGACGACCGTCTCGCGCCTCACCTCAGACGAGGTGAAGGACCTGTTCGCGCAGCTGTAG
- the hemW gene encoding radical SAM family heme chaperone HemW produces MSPDASGRCPGLYVHIPFCARKCHYCDFNSWPDGTLPEGAESVYFGRLRREAGLLVPPVLDSAAGAGGFQTLYLGGGTPSAVEPLLIGELLDTLGRWIDISGLREVTLEANPESLTREKLARYRGMGIGRVSLGVQTFQPDVLKTLGRVHDVPRAETALELLAGSGLESWSLDLMYGLPGQTVEGFAAGLRRALAYRPLHVSMYGLTVETGTEFGRLQKEGKLGVPDSDFQADCFEAARELLAAAGYRHYEISNFALPGHEAVHNSLYWRRVPYLALGAGAHGFWPGEGHSPDLRWSVPRPFERHGKYVEGVAGTGELASLLAPVRGICPEWREVDRSEAFEEAVFLGLRLLDEGISLEELSHEFGTEKTVGLLPRLERAAGRGEVELRIGRWRLTPRSVLLANRVIAGLLAD; encoded by the coding sequence GTGTCCCCTGATGCTTCCGGCCGGTGTCCCGGCCTCTATGTCCATATCCCGTTCTGTGCGCGGAAGTGTCACTACTGCGACTTCAACTCGTGGCCCGATGGGACGCTGCCGGAGGGCGCCGAATCCGTATACTTCGGACGGCTCCGGCGGGAAGCCGGACTGCTGGTTCCACCGGTTCTGGATTCGGCCGCCGGAGCGGGCGGCTTTCAGACGCTGTATCTCGGCGGCGGCACCCCTTCGGCAGTGGAGCCCCTCCTGATCGGGGAGCTTCTGGACACCCTCGGCCGGTGGATTGATATCTCCGGACTTCGTGAGGTGACGCTGGAGGCGAATCCTGAATCGCTGACGCGGGAAAAACTGGCCCGCTACCGGGGCATGGGCATCGGGCGGGTGAGCCTTGGGGTACAGACGTTCCAGCCGGATGTGCTGAAAACGCTGGGCCGGGTCCACGATGTTCCCAGGGCCGAAACGGCGCTCGAACTGCTTGCCGGGAGCGGTCTCGAAAGCTGGTCGCTGGATCTCATGTACGGCCTGCCGGGGCAAACAGTGGAAGGGTTCGCCGCCGGACTTCGCCGGGCACTGGCATACCGCCCTCTGCATGTCTCGATGTACGGACTTACGGTCGAAACAGGCACGGAGTTCGGACGCCTCCAGAAGGAAGGAAAACTCGGCGTGCCAGACAGCGATTTCCAGGCCGACTGCTTCGAGGCCGCACGTGAACTGCTGGCGGCCGCCGGTTACCGCCATTACGAAATCTCCAACTTCGCGCTGCCGGGACACGAGGCGGTGCACAATTCGCTCTACTGGCGCCGGGTTCCCTATCTTGCCCTTGGCGCCGGGGCGCACGGCTTCTGGCCGGGTGAGGGCCACAGCCCGGATTTACGCTGGTCCGTGCCCCGGCCATTCGAACGGCACGGCAAATATGTGGAAGGCGTGGCAGGAACGGGGGAACTGGCATCACTGTTGGCGCCCGTTCGCGGGATTTGTCCCGAATGGCGCGAGGTGGACCGGAGCGAGGCGTTCGAGGAAGCCGTTTTCCTCGGCCTGCGGCTGCTGGACGAGGGAATCTCGCTGGAAGAACTCAGCCATGAGTTTGGGACTGAAAAGACGGTGGGGCTTCTGCCAAGGCTGGAGCGGGCCGCCGGGCGGGGCGAAGTTGAACTGAGAATTGGCCGCTGGCGGCTTACGCCCCGGTCGGTGCTGCTGGCAAACCGGGTGATTGCGGGCCTTTTGGCAGACTAA
- a CDS encoding cyclic nucleotide-binding domain-containing protein, with translation MIPTDQLKHIALFSGFTHDELEKVAAVMDQKTWKDGEIIIRERTIGEGFHCIANGEVAVCRRQGEELEVFATLKKGEHFGEISLVDKKPTTADCVAKGTTTTLFLSRMKYRSLIDSQPAIGVKFLEHFCMSLCGRLRATNEVLYAEKKMSKKLKESAGRSV, from the coding sequence ATGATACCGACCGACCAGCTCAAACACATCGCGTTGTTCAGCGGCTTCACTCACGACGAACTGGAAAAGGTCGCCGCCGTCATGGACCAGAAAACCTGGAAGGACGGCGAGATCATCATCCGTGAGCGTACGATTGGCGAAGGGTTCCACTGCATTGCCAACGGTGAAGTGGCCGTCTGCCGCCGCCAGGGCGAAGAGCTTGAGGTATTCGCGACACTGAAAAAGGGCGAGCATTTCGGCGAGATCAGCCTCGTGGACAAGAAACCGACCACCGCCGACTGCGTGGCCAAGGGCACAACCACGACGCTGTTCCTGAGCCGCATGAAATACCGGTCCCTGATCGACAGCCAGCCAGCCATCGGCGTCAAGTTCCTTGAACACTTCTGCATGTCGCTCTGCGGCCGGCTGCGGGCCACCAATGAGGTCCTGTACGCCGAGAAAAAGATGTCCAAGAAGCTCAAGGAGAGCGCCGGCCGGAGCGTCTAG